The Janthinobacterium lividum genome has a window encoding:
- a CDS encoding class I SAM-dependent methyltransferase, with protein MSDTSSPTVHPQIHWSENGAEHSARWRSESGMPPPKRVVIADDRTTADQAYRLACEGTAMLWRGDFQNARQLLQALARRADHKNDKPSKKAKAAKLVKPEPSATEAFHLHRQAQSQRARTLAMLLLPFDADYTIPLRRAPDVKLACNEAYGRGEEPFVASLRELLGLIGAHEWRRTGVELPALSQRIHPHYGVFAPIRGEYVGLVAEAPLPARASLAFDIGTGTGVLAAVLAQRGIQRIVATDQDPRALSCARENLARLDVADKVDVVQADLFPAGRAPLVVCNPPWLPARPSSPIEYAVYDPDSRMLRGFLAGLAEHLEANGEGWLILSDLAEHLGLRPRAQLLEWIAQAGLKVIDRMDVKPTHPRAQDATDSLHAARSKEITSLWRLAAA; from the coding sequence ATGTCCGACACTTCTTCACCTACCGTTCATCCGCAGATCCACTGGAGCGAAAACGGCGCCGAGCATTCGGCCCGCTGGCGCTCGGAAAGCGGCATGCCGCCGCCCAAGCGCGTCGTCATCGCCGATGACCGCACGACGGCCGACCAGGCCTACCGCCTGGCCTGCGAAGGCACGGCCATGCTGTGGCGCGGCGACTTCCAGAACGCACGCCAACTGCTGCAGGCGCTGGCGCGGCGCGCCGACCACAAAAACGACAAGCCCAGCAAAAAAGCCAAGGCCGCCAAGCTCGTAAAACCGGAACCGTCCGCGACGGAAGCCTTCCATTTGCACCGCCAAGCCCAGTCGCAACGCGCCCGCACCCTGGCCATGCTGCTGTTGCCTTTCGATGCCGACTACACGATTCCGCTGCGCCGCGCGCCGGACGTGAAACTGGCTTGCAATGAAGCGTATGGCCGCGGCGAAGAACCGTTCGTCGCCTCGCTGCGCGAACTGCTGGGCCTGATCGGCGCGCACGAATGGCGCCGCACGGGCGTGGAACTGCCGGCCCTGAGCCAGCGCATCCACCCGCACTACGGCGTGTTCGCGCCGATCCGCGGCGAATACGTGGGCCTGGTGGCGGAAGCGCCGCTGCCCGCGCGCGCCAGCCTGGCCTTCGATATCGGCACCGGCACGGGCGTACTGGCCGCCGTGCTGGCGCAGCGCGGCATCCAGCGCATCGTCGCCACCGACCAGGACCCGCGCGCCCTGTCCTGCGCGCGCGAAAACCTGGCCCGCCTGGACGTGGCCGACAAGGTCGACGTGGTGCAGGCCGACCTGTTCCCTGCGGGACGCGCGCCGCTCGTCGTATGTAATCCGCCGTGGCTGCCGGCCCGCCCCAGCTCGCCCATCGAGTACGCCGTCTACGATCCGGACAGCCGCATGCTGCGCGGTTTCCTCGCCGGCCTGGCCGAACACCTGGAAGCAAACGGCGAAGGCTGGCTGATTTTATCGGACCTGGCCGAGCACCTGGGCCTGCGCCCGCGCGCGCAATTGCTGGAATGGATAGCGCAAGCGGGCTTGAAAGTCATCGACCGCATGGACGTCAAACCCACGCACCCGCGCGCGCAGGATGCGACGGACAGCCTGCACGCGGCCCGTTCGAAGGAAATCACGTCGCTGTGGCGCCTGGCGGCAGCCTGA
- a CDS encoding sigma-70 family RNA polymerase sigma factor, with protein MLSAPSPPSDFQALYAEHHSWLLHWLKRRLHDAGLAGDLAQDTFLKIFIARSSAGIAQPRPFLATIAKRLLANHCRREELERAYLDALLHQPQACTPSPEAMSILLESLQLIDRALDQLSTKAKAAFLLAHLDGMTYAEIAAELGTTTHSVKKYLSKANLLCFFAVPDFAGP; from the coding sequence ATGCTGTCCGCCCCTTCCCCGCCGTCCGATTTCCAGGCCCTGTATGCCGAGCATCACTCCTGGCTGCTGCACTGGCTGAAGCGCCGCCTGCACGATGCGGGGCTGGCGGGCGATCTGGCGCAGGATACCTTCCTCAAGATATTCATTGCGCGCAGCAGCGCCGGGATCGCGCAGCCGCGCCCTTTCCTGGCCACCATCGCCAAGCGCCTGCTGGCCAATCACTGCCGGCGCGAAGAACTCGAACGGGCCTACCTCGACGCCCTGCTGCACCAGCCGCAAGCCTGCACACCCTCGCCGGAAGCGATGTCCATCCTGCTCGAATCGCTGCAGCTGATCGACCGCGCGCTGGACCAGCTCTCAACCAAGGCCAAGGCCGCCTTCCTGCTGGCCCACCTGGATGGCATGACCTACGCCGAGATCGCCGCCGAACTGGGCACCACCACGCATTCCGTCAAAAAATACCTGAGCAAGGCCAACCTGCTGTGCTTTTTTGCCGTGCCCGATTTTGCCGGCCCCTGA
- a CDS encoding exonuclease SbcCD subunit D C-terminal domain-containing protein, protein MRLLHTSDWHLGQTLHNYERGYEHQRFLDWLLDTLVTEQVDVLLVAGDVFDNANPSAASQKQLYVFLQQARARLPALQLVVVAGNHDSAGRLEAPGPLLAAHGTHVIGHLLRDDDGQIDLERLLLPLTGSGGQVQAWCLAVPFLRPGDVPKLPAGDTQDAYLGGIALLYRQLADLALARRQPGQAILAMGHCHMVGGEMSNDSERRIVIGGTEMLPSGIFDTAIAYAALGHLHKAQAVGGQEHIRYCGSPIPLSFAEVNYRHQVLCLDIDGETLQSVRAIEVPRAVPLLRVPATPAPIADVLAQLAALDVPAAPAEAQPFLEVRVRLDAPEPGLRTRIETALDGKPVRLAKIETSSAARSSAPENMTLDQLGQLQPDDIFRRLYLQKYGKEAPPEQLSALAELLLPGA, encoded by the coding sequence ATGCGCCTGCTGCACACTTCCGACTGGCATCTGGGCCAGACCCTGCATAACTATGAGCGGGGCTACGAACACCAGCGCTTCCTCGACTGGCTGCTCGACACGCTCGTGACCGAACAAGTCGACGTACTGCTGGTGGCGGGCGACGTGTTCGACAACGCCAATCCTTCCGCCGCCTCGCAAAAGCAGCTGTACGTATTCCTGCAGCAGGCGCGCGCGCGCCTGCCGGCGCTGCAACTGGTCGTCGTCGCCGGCAACCACGATTCGGCCGGCCGGCTGGAAGCGCCCGGTCCCCTGCTGGCCGCGCACGGCACGCACGTCATCGGCCATCTGCTGCGCGACGACGATGGTCAGATCGACCTGGAGCGCCTGCTGCTGCCGCTCACCGGCAGCGGTGGGCAAGTGCAGGCCTGGTGCCTGGCCGTGCCATTCCTGCGCCCCGGCGACGTGCCGAAGCTGCCGGCCGGCGATACCCAGGACGCCTACCTGGGCGGCATCGCCCTGCTGTACCGCCAGTTGGCGGACCTGGCGCTGGCGCGCCGCCAGCCCGGGCAAGCCATCCTTGCCATGGGCCATTGCCACATGGTGGGCGGCGAAATGTCCAACGATTCCGAACGCCGCATCGTCATCGGCGGCACGGAAATGCTGCCGTCGGGGATTTTTGATACCGCCATCGCCTATGCGGCGCTGGGCCACCTGCACAAGGCGCAGGCCGTGGGCGGCCAGGAGCACATCCGCTACTGCGGCAGCCCGATACCCCTGTCGTTCGCGGAAGTGAACTACCGCCACCAGGTGCTGTGCCTCGATATCGACGGCGAAACGCTGCAGTCCGTGCGCGCCATCGAGGTGCCGCGCGCCGTGCCCCTCTTGCGCGTCCCCGCCACACCGGCGCCCATAGCCGACGTGCTGGCGCAGCTGGCCGCCCTCGACGTGCCCGCGGCGCCGGCCGAAGCGCAACCCTTCCTGGAAGTGCGCGTGCGCCTGGACGCGCCCGAGCCGGGTCTGCGCACGCGCATCGAAACGGCCCTCGACGGCAAGCCCGTGCGCCTGGCGAAGATCGAAACATCGAGCGCCGCGCGCAGCAGCGCGCCCGAGAACATGACGCTCGACCAATTGGGCCAGCTGCAGCCCGACGACATCTTCCGCCGCCTGTACCTGCAAAAATACGGCAAGGAAGCGCCGCCCGAACAACTGTCGGCCCTGGCCGAACTGCTGCTGCCCGGCGCCTGA
- a CDS encoding FecR domain-containing protein, with the protein MRGATVYAQGQPIDLAIAMRAAEWLATLMSGETTQAEKTAWQQWRQAHPDHERAWKHIESVSGGLRALDAQASRKALLQSPNSRSISRRNSLQLLAWVSTIGITGWFGARSSYAPDFARTALADVSTGVGERRELTLPDGSRLHLNSGSAVNIRFSGTQRLLQLVQGEVFIATARETGLPYRPFLVETAHGHAQALGTRYSVRQAEGSTLVAVEDGAVRLMPRHGDATPVIRAGQGGGMTARGALATHAVSPDIWAWRQGLLLADAMPLRDFLNELSRYRHGLLGCDDAVAGLRISGVFPLADLDAVLLSLPDSLPVDVRLRTRYWVQVEARQQR; encoded by the coding sequence ATGCGCGGCGCCACCGTCTACGCGCAGGGCCAGCCCATCGACCTGGCCATCGCCATGCGGGCAGCCGAATGGCTTGCCACCCTGATGAGCGGAGAGACCACGCAGGCGGAAAAAACGGCCTGGCAGCAGTGGCGCCAGGCGCACCCCGACCATGAACGGGCGTGGAAACACATCGAAAGCGTCAGCGGCGGCTTGCGGGCACTCGATGCGCAGGCCAGCCGCAAGGCGCTGCTGCAAAGTCCCAACTCGCGTTCTATCTCGCGGCGCAACAGCCTGCAACTGCTGGCGTGGGTATCGACCATCGGCATCACGGGCTGGTTCGGCGCGCGCTCGTCCTACGCGCCCGACTTTGCCCGCACCGCGCTGGCCGACGTGTCCACCGGCGTGGGCGAACGCCGTGAGCTGACCCTGCCCGACGGCAGCCGTTTGCACCTGAACAGCGGCAGCGCCGTGAACATCCGCTTTAGCGGCACGCAGCGCCTGCTGCAACTGGTGCAGGGCGAAGTCTTCATCGCCACCGCCCGTGAAACGGGCCTGCCCTACCGCCCCTTCCTCGTCGAAACCGCGCATGGCCACGCGCAGGCGCTGGGCACGCGCTACTCGGTGCGCCAGGCCGAGGGCAGCACCCTGGTCGCCGTCGAGGATGGCGCCGTCAGGCTGATGCCGCGCCATGGCGATGCCACCCCGGTTATCCGCGCCGGCCAGGGCGGCGGCATGACAGCGCGGGGCGCCCTGGCCACGCACGCCGTCTCTCCCGACATCTGGGCCTGGCGCCAGGGCTTGCTGCTGGCCGACGCCATGCCGCTGCGCGACTTCCTAAATGAATTGAGCCGCTACCGCCACGGCTTGCTGGGCTGCGACGACGCCGTTGCCGGTCTGCGCATTTCCGGCGTCTTCCCGCTGGCCGACCTCGATGCCGTGCTGCTGTCGCTACCCGACTCCCTGCCGGTGGACGTACGCCTGCGCACGCGCTACTGGGTGCAGGTGGAGGCGCGCCAGCAGCGCTGA
- a CDS encoding AAA family ATPase, producing MKILKISGKNLASLAGEFEVDFQQEPLASAGLFAISGPTGAGKSTLLDALCLALYDATPRLLKVLGRGSALPDVGKETVNAQDTRTLLRRGTPDGYAQVDFVGNDGASYRARWSVRRSRTRAEGALQATAMSLHQLPALQPIGGTKTEVKEEIEKRIGLSFDQFTRAVLLAQNEFSTFLKTEDNERGELLETLTGSSIYTDISIRAFERAKKEKQVLERLGEKLADQRPLSPEERTDTEALCGAAETTLQHIDLRKAVLELQQRWHQETHKLQSQVVTAQEALDRADAERAAAEERRAALAQWELLQPARPLIDDVARLASDIAGTGAALEASRLQAAHAVASEAQLAQAVQLAAAALQARETAQRDAAPLLDQAKALDAGIAAHLPAHRQAQDGALAADQANETARSALNDLQQRQHAMQAEQETGRLWLASHQHWQALATSWQLSDQLFAQAGQAAAQADAADAKVAETAQLVRAAGKAGHEAQAALTAAAATLAAHDAQRREALSAVQAIDGQLLQEQRGQLEDYARQLNAAEKTWTELARQQQALAHGQARATQLAQAAQTENTALAAAAAQTALLEASLAQAEKSLKGAEAACAASVEHLRATLQDEQPCPVCGALEHPYTHADHTNHPLQAMLASLQDEVLACRTRARSNLEQLATHRAALAATAREQAQIDAELAALPPAIDSLNAQWQPHADTLHLPPENQRADWFAQQLAANAAALQALAQQEAALRQASARREQAQAAHELAGAEHARLTAAVAETQTRLAQLQAQQAASQDKAETSRSMLDGLLAQLDTAFDDVEGAEGWKDNWRAGPAAFRAARDTESRQWLKQQADQDKRGHAQATLAAQLEAALLAAGKAQQTAQETHAAFAAADKQLTTLQAARNALWQGQGVAEVERSLAAAIAQAKDRLLQQQAAAHASSQERARVDEACAQLAQRLAALHAQENSAAASLHDWLRQFQQAHAGQAPATLEELRARLAVSVETMRAERDALQVIADRHTAALSVLAERRQQLAAHVQQPPEALEMDVAVLHSALDALVQERQAANQEATRLRLAIALDDTRRHSAQAMLAQIEAQAVIERRWASLNELIGSADGKKFRNYAQQFTLEVLLGYANAHLAHLARRYQLERIDNPNNPSLGLMVRDQDMGGELRSVHSLSGGESFLVSLALALGLASLSSNRVRVESLFIDEGFGSLDTETLRVAMDALDGLQAMGRKVGVISHVQEMTERIATRILVQPGSGGKSVVTVR from the coding sequence ATGAAAATCCTGAAAATCAGCGGTAAGAACCTGGCCTCGCTGGCCGGCGAATTTGAAGTCGACTTCCAGCAGGAGCCGCTGGCGTCCGCCGGCCTGTTCGCCATCAGCGGCCCCACGGGCGCGGGCAAGAGCACCCTGCTCGACGCCCTGTGCCTGGCCCTGTACGACGCCACGCCGCGCCTGTTGAAGGTGCTGGGCCGGGGCAGCGCCCTGCCCGACGTGGGCAAGGAAACCGTCAACGCCCAGGATACGCGCACCCTGCTGCGCCGCGGCACGCCGGACGGTTACGCGCAAGTCGACTTCGTCGGCAACGACGGCGCAAGCTACCGCGCGCGCTGGAGCGTGCGCCGCTCGCGCACCCGGGCCGAAGGGGCGCTGCAGGCGACCGCCATGAGCTTGCACCAGTTGCCCGCGCTGCAGCCCATCGGCGGCACCAAGACAGAAGTCAAAGAAGAAATCGAAAAACGCATCGGCCTGTCGTTCGACCAGTTTACGCGCGCCGTGCTGCTGGCGCAAAACGAGTTTTCCACCTTCCTCAAGACAGAAGACAATGAACGGGGCGAGTTGTTGGAAACCCTGACGGGCAGCAGCATCTATACCGACATTTCCATACGCGCCTTCGAGCGGGCGAAAAAAGAAAAGCAAGTCCTCGAACGCCTGGGCGAAAAACTGGCCGACCAGCGGCCCCTGTCGCCGGAAGAACGCACCGACACCGAGGCGCTGTGCGGCGCGGCCGAGACCACCCTGCAACACATCGACTTGCGCAAGGCCGTGCTGGAACTGCAGCAGCGCTGGCACCAAGAGACGCACAAGCTGCAAAGCCAGGTAGTGACGGCGCAAGAGGCGCTCGATCGCGCGGATGCCGAACGGGCCGCTGCCGAAGAGCGCCGCGCGGCGCTGGCGCAGTGGGAATTGCTGCAGCCGGCGCGGCCCCTCATCGATGATGTGGCGCGCCTGGCCAGCGATATCGCCGGCACCGGCGCCGCACTGGAAGCGTCGCGCCTGCAGGCGGCGCACGCCGTCGCCAGCGAGGCGCAACTGGCGCAAGCCGTGCAGCTGGCGGCAGCGGCCTTACAGGCCAGGGAGACGGCGCAGCGGGATGCGGCGCCCCTGCTCGATCAAGCCAAGGCGCTAGACGCGGGCATCGCAGCCCACTTGCCTGCGCATCGCCAGGCGCAAGATGGCGCCCTGGCCGCCGACCAGGCCAACGAGACGGCGCGCAGCGCGCTAAACGATCTGCAGCAGCGCCAGCACGCCATGCAGGCGGAACAGGAAACGGGCCGACTGTGGCTGGCATCGCACCAGCACTGGCAGGCGCTGGCCACGTCGTGGCAATTGTCGGACCAGCTGTTCGCCCAGGCCGGCCAGGCCGCCGCGCAAGCCGATGCCGCCGATGCTAAAGTGGCCGAAACGGCACAGCTGGTGCGCGCGGCAGGCAAGGCGGGCCACGAGGCACAAGCCGCGTTGACGGCCGCCGCCGCCACGCTCGCCGCGCACGATGCGCAGCGGCGCGAGGCGCTGTCCGCCGTGCAAGCCATTGACGGACAGCTGCTGCAGGAACAGCGCGGCCAGCTGGAAGACTATGCTCGCCAGCTGAATGCGGCGGAAAAGACGTGGACGGAGCTGGCGCGCCAGCAGCAGGCGCTGGCGCACGGGCAAGCGAGGGCCACACAACTGGCGCAAGCCGCGCAAACGGAAAACACGGCGCTGGCGGCGGCAGCGGCACAAACGGCATTGCTGGAAGCGAGCCTGGCGCAGGCGGAAAAGTCCTTGAAAGGCGCGGAAGCGGCATGCGCGGCCAGCGTGGAGCATCTGCGCGCCACCTTGCAGGACGAGCAGCCCTGCCCCGTCTGCGGCGCGCTGGAACACCCGTACACCCATGCAGATCATACCAACCACCCTTTGCAGGCGATGCTGGCCAGCTTGCAGGATGAAGTCTTGGCCTGCCGCACGCGGGCGCGCAGCAATCTGGAGCAGCTGGCCACGCACAGGGCGGCGCTGGCAGCGACTGCGCGCGAACAGGCGCAAATAGATGCCGAACTGGCGGCCCTGCCGCCCGCCATCGACAGCTTGAACGCGCAATGGCAGCCGCACGCCGACACCCTGCATCTGCCGCCGGAAAACCAGCGCGCGGACTGGTTCGCGCAACAACTGGCGGCCAATGCGGCGGCCCTGCAGGCGCTGGCGCAGCAGGAGGCGGCGCTGCGCCAGGCCAGCGCGCGGCGCGAGCAAGCGCAGGCGGCGCACGAACTGGCCGGCGCCGAACATGCGCGCCTGACGGCCGCCGTCGCCGAAACGCAAACACGGCTGGCGCAGTTGCAGGCGCAGCAGGCGGCCAGCCAGGACAAGGCGGAGACGTCGCGCAGCATGCTTGACGGCTTGCTGGCGCAGCTCGATACCGCGTTTGACGACGTGGAAGGCGCCGAAGGCTGGAAAGATAACTGGCGCGCCGGCCCCGCCGCCTTCCGCGCGGCGCGCGACACGGAAAGCCGGCAATGGCTGAAACAGCAGGCAGACCAGGACAAGCGCGGCCACGCGCAGGCGACCCTGGCCGCGCAGCTGGAAGCGGCGCTGCTGGCCGCTGGCAAGGCACAGCAAACGGCGCAGGAGACCCACGCCGCCTTTGCCGCCGCCGACAAGCAGCTCACGACACTGCAAGCGGCGCGCAACGCGCTATGGCAAGGCCAGGGCGTGGCCGAAGTGGAACGCAGCCTGGCAGCGGCCATTGCGCAGGCCAAAGACCGGCTGCTACAGCAGCAAGCGGCAGCCCATGCTTCCAGCCAGGAACGCGCGCGCGTGGACGAAGCGTGCGCGCAGCTGGCGCAGCGCCTGGCCGCCTTGCATGCACAGGAAAATAGCGCCGCCGCCTCCCTGCACGATTGGCTGCGCCAGTTCCAGCAGGCCCATGCCGGCCAGGCGCCCGCCACGCTTGAAGAGCTGCGCGCGCGCCTGGCCGTCTCCGTGGAAACCATGCGCGCCGAACGCGACGCCCTGCAAGTGATCGCCGACCGCCATACGGCGGCGCTCTCCGTGCTGGCGGAGCGCCGACAGCAACTGGCGGCCCATGTGCAGCAGCCGCCAGAGGCACTGGAAATGGACGTGGCCGTGCTGCATTCGGCACTCGACGCGCTGGTGCAGGAACGCCAGGCAGCCAATCAGGAAGCGACGCGGTTGCGTCTGGCCATCGCGCTTGACGACACAAGGCGCCACAGCGCGCAGGCAATGCTGGCGCAGATCGAGGCGCAAGCCGTCATCGAGCGGCGCTGGGCCAGCCTGAATGAATTGATCGGCTCGGCCGACGGCAAGAAATTCCGCAACTACGCGCAGCAATTCACGCTGGAGGTGCTGCTGGGCTATGCCAACGCGCATCTGGCCCACCTGGCGCGCCGCTATCAGCTCGAACGCATCGACAACCCGAACAATCCGTCGCTGGGCCTGATGGTGCGCGACCAGGACATGGGCGGCGAGCTGCGTTCCGTGCACTCGCTGTCTGGCGGCGAATCGTTCCTCGTCTCGCTAGCCTTGGCGCTGGGCCTGGCCTCACTGTCCTCGAACCGCGTGCGCGTCGAATCGCTGTTCATCGACGAGGGCTTCGGCAGCCTCGACACGGAAACCCTGCGCGTGGCCATGGATGCACTCGACGGTTTGCAGGCGATGGGACGCAAGGTAGGCGTCATCTCGCACGTGCAAGAAATGACGGAGCGCATCGCCACCCGCATCCTCGTGCAGCCAGGTTCCGGCGGCAAGAGCGTGGTGACGGTGCGCTAG
- a CDS encoding TonB-dependent siderophore receptor has translation MSPAIHSQPSIKPMAYAIQLVFIGSALLLNAQAPALAQESAAAPATSLDFQVPAGDLAAALRQVASQSRVILSFTPEQTRGKTSAGLSGRHDVLAALNGVLRGTGLKAERSANGSYVLRPADAAAGGEALSMMPEVSVKAQQDATEGSGAYVSTLPISTATPLGLSIRETPQSVSVITQQRMQDQGLNTIAQVMAQTPGITLFSLGSERSGFTSRGYAITNYQLDGVSTHSENLGLNAIPSQSLADMALYDRIEVLRGASGLMTGAGDASGAINMVRKKPTAQSQASVEGELASRTERRGMADIAGPLNEAGTVRGRFVALAEEADSVIDHYSHDKKVVYGVIEADLARDTKLTAGVTHQRKRSKGSLSYLGFPLFYSNGVMTQLPRSFSPAATSNRFGTNSTDLFATLEHALANDWKLKISASRVQSSQEERSAFMNVSSAFPDQATGDGLRMSADYRDYQLRVNSVDVNVRGPFSAFGRQHELVLGMDYNDFKSTTDGRFDKNIQGQPVNLYRWNRTATPVFGDTFVTYDSTRRQASAYAATRLNLSERLKLIAGAKVLRYSENYISDAPTVPFYSASPASDSSVFTPYGGLVYDIDATHSAYASYSTIYQPQASQDRYGKLLAPREGKTFEAGIKSGWFDGRLNTAAALYLIRQKNLAESDPGHTLPGSNDPAFRTIKGADTKGIDLEATGAITPSWNISASWSYSQTENNAGKAIQTTFPRHLVKLWTTYRLPGELHRLTVGGGMNWQSRVYSDIEAWQINSTLHWEQKAYSVASLMARYDVSDKLSATVNVANLFDKQYTASVSDWWYSGMYGPARKVALTVRYQF, from the coding sequence ATGTCTCCTGCCATTCATTCCCAGCCGTCCATCAAGCCCATGGCGTATGCCATCCAACTCGTCTTCATCGGTTCGGCCCTGCTGCTGAACGCCCAGGCGCCAGCCCTGGCGCAGGAAAGCGCCGCAGCGCCAGCGACCAGCCTCGACTTCCAGGTACCGGCCGGCGACTTGGCGGCGGCGCTGCGCCAGGTCGCCAGCCAGTCCAGGGTGATCCTCAGTTTTACCCCTGAGCAGACGCGCGGCAAGACGTCGGCAGGCTTGAGCGGCCGCCACGACGTGCTGGCGGCCCTGAACGGCGTGCTGCGCGGCACCGGGTTGAAGGCCGAGCGCAGCGCCAACGGCAGCTATGTGCTGCGCCCGGCCGATGCGGCGGCGGGCGGCGAAGCGCTGTCGATGATGCCGGAAGTGTCGGTGAAAGCGCAGCAGGATGCCACCGAAGGCTCGGGCGCGTATGTCTCCACCCTGCCGATCTCCACGGCTACACCGCTGGGCCTGTCGATCAGGGAAACGCCGCAGTCGGTCAGCGTCATCACGCAGCAGCGCATGCAGGACCAGGGCCTGAACACCATCGCGCAGGTCATGGCGCAAACGCCGGGCATCACCCTGTTCTCGCTGGGCAGCGAGCGCTCCGGCTTTACTTCGCGCGGCTATGCGATTACCAATTACCAGCTCGATGGCGTCAGCACGCATTCGGAAAACCTGGGCCTCAATGCGATACCGTCGCAAAGTCTGGCCGACATGGCGCTGTACGACCGCATCGAAGTACTGCGCGGCGCCTCGGGCCTGATGACGGGCGCGGGCGATGCCTCGGGCGCCATCAACATGGTGCGCAAGAAGCCGACGGCACAGTCTCAGGCGTCCGTCGAGGGCGAACTGGCTTCCCGCACCGAACGGCGCGGCATGGCCGACATTGCCGGCCCGCTCAACGAGGCAGGCACCGTGCGCGGCCGTTTCGTGGCGCTGGCCGAAGAAGCCGACAGCGTCATCGATCACTACAGCCACGATAAAAAAGTCGTGTATGGCGTAATCGAGGCGGATCTCGCGCGCGACACGAAGCTGACGGCCGGCGTCACGCACCAGCGCAAGCGTTCGAAGGGGTCGCTGTCCTACCTGGGCTTCCCCCTCTTTTACAGCAATGGCGTCATGACGCAGTTGCCGCGCTCCTTCAGCCCGGCGGCCACGTCGAACCGCTTCGGTACCAATTCGACCGACCTCTTCGCCACCCTGGAACACGCGCTGGCAAACGACTGGAAGTTGAAGATCTCGGCCAGCCGCGTGCAGTCTTCGCAGGAGGAACGCTCGGCGTTCATGAACGTGAGTAGCGCCTTTCCCGACCAGGCCACGGGCGATGGCCTGCGCATGAGCGCCGACTACCGCGATTACCAGCTCAGGGTCAACAGCGTGGATGTCAACGTGCGCGGACCGTTCAGCGCGTTCGGCCGCCAGCACGAACTGGTGCTGGGCATGGATTACAACGACTTCAAAAGCACGACGGATGGCCGCTTCGACAAGAACATCCAGGGCCAGCCCGTCAACCTGTACCGCTGGAATCGCACGGCAACACCCGTGTTTGGCGATACCTTCGTCACCTATGACAGCACGCGCCGCCAGGCGAGCGCGTATGCCGCCACGCGCCTCAACCTTTCAGAGCGCCTGAAACTGATCGCCGGCGCCAAGGTGCTGCGCTACAGCGAGAATTACATCTCGGACGCACCCACCGTGCCATTTTATAGCGCATCCCCGGCATCGGACAGCAGCGTCTTCACGCCGTACGGCGGCCTGGTGTATGACATCGACGCCACGCACAGCGCCTACGCCAGCTACTCCACCATCTACCAGCCGCAAGCCTCGCAAGACCGCTACGGCAAGCTGCTGGCGCCGCGCGAGGGCAAGACTTTTGAAGCGGGCATCAAGAGCGGCTGGTTCGATGGCCGCCTGAACACGGCCGCCGCGCTGTATCTGATCCGCCAGAAAAACCTGGCCGAATCGGACCCCGGCCACACCCTGCCCGGCTCCAACGATCCGGCGTTCCGCACCATCAAGGGCGCCGATACCAAGGGCATCGACCTGGAAGCGACGGGCGCCATCACCCCAAGCTGGAACATATCGGCCTCGTGGTCGTACAGCCAGACGGAAAACAATGCCGGCAAGGCGATCCAGACCACCTTCCCGCGCCACCTGGTGAAACTCTGGACCACTTATCGGCTGCCTGGCGAACTGCATCGCCTGACGGTGGGCGGCGGCATGAACTGGCAAAGCCGCGTGTATTCCGACATCGAGGCGTGGCAGATCAACAGCACCCTGCACTGGGAACAGAAGGCGTACTCGGTAGCCAGCCTGATGGCGCGCTACGACGTCAGCGACAAGCTGTCGGCTACCGTGAACGTGGCCAACCTGTTCGACAAGCAGTACACGGCTTCCGTGTCGGACTGGTGGTACTCGGGCATGTATGGCCCGGCGCGCAAGGTGGCGTTGACCGTGCGGTATCAGTTCTAG